A genomic segment from bacterium encodes:
- the fabG gene encoding 3-oxoacyl-ACP reductase FabG, with protein MTPLLAGRVAFVTGAGSGIGRAIATRFAEEGADLAVVDLNDAAAAHTAGIVRGLGRRAEVLHADVAAAADVAAAAERAQAAFGRIDVLVNNAGVTRDATIRKMTDEDWDLVLDIHLKGTFLCTRAVAPRMREAGRGGAIVNMSSISGKIGNFGQANYASAKAGIVALTKVTAREYARYGIRANAIQPGLIDTPMTRAMGEEILKDRVAGTPLGRIGTPEEVANVALFLASDLASYVTGAVIEVTGGRHL; from the coding sequence ATGACGCCGCTGCTCGCCGGCCGGGTCGCCTTCGTGACGGGGGCGGGGTCCGGCATCGGGCGCGCGATCGCGACGCGCTTCGCCGAGGAGGGTGCGGATCTCGCGGTGGTCGATCTCAACGACGCCGCGGCCGCGCACACGGCCGGGATCGTTCGCGGCCTCGGCCGCCGGGCCGAGGTGCTCCACGCCGACGTCGCCGCGGCCGCCGACGTCGCCGCCGCCGCCGAGCGCGCCCAGGCGGCGTTTGGGCGCATCGATGTCCTCGTCAACAACGCGGGCGTGACGCGTGACGCCACGATCCGGAAGATGACCGACGAGGACTGGGACTTGGTCCTCGACATCCACCTCAAGGGTACGTTCCTCTGCACGCGCGCGGTCGCGCCGCGGATGAGAGAGGCCGGCCGCGGCGGCGCCATCGTGAACATGTCGTCGATCTCCGGCAAGATCGGCAACTTCGGTCAGGCGAACTATGCGTCCGCCAAGGCGGGCATCGTGGCGCTGACCAAGGTGACCGCGCGGGAGTACGCGCGCTACGGCATCCGCGCGAACGCGATCCAGCCGGGCCTCATCGATACGCCGATGACCCGCGCGATGGGAGAGGAGATCCTCAAGGACCGGGTGGCCGGCACGCCGCTCGGCCGGATCGGGACGCCGGAGGAGGTCGCCAACGTCGCGCTGTTTCTGGCCAGCGACCTCGCGAGCTATGTCACCGGCGCCGTGATCGAAGTGACCGGCGGGCGGCACCTCTAG
- a CDS encoding MaoC/PaaZ C-terminal domain-containing protein translates to MSMYYEDVEVGAEFESPGRTVTEADVVGFAALSGDWNAIHTDAVFASGTRFGQRIAHGVFGIALATGLSTRLGLFGETTVALLSVEWKFRAPVFIGDTLRLRVRVVSKRLTSRGDTGVLERQMALVNQRGEVVQEGTMPILVRVRAPRAAAPEAGR, encoded by the coding sequence ATGAGCATGTACTACGAGGACGTGGAGGTCGGGGCGGAGTTCGAGAGCCCCGGGCGGACCGTGACGGAGGCCGATGTCGTCGGCTTCGCCGCCCTATCCGGCGACTGGAACGCGATCCACACCGACGCCGTGTTCGCCTCGGGGACGCGGTTCGGTCAGCGCATCGCCCACGGCGTGTTCGGCATCGCGCTGGCGACCGGCCTCTCCACACGGCTCGGGCTGTTCGGCGAGACGACCGTCGCCCTGTTGAGCGTCGAGTGGAAGTTTCGCGCCCCCGTGTTCATCGGCGACACCCTCCGGCTGCGCGTCCGGGTCGTGTCGAAGCGCCTCACCTCCCGCGGCGACACCGGCGTGCTCGAGCGGCAGATGGCGCTCGTGAACCAGCGGGGCGAGGTCGTTCAGGAAGGCACCATGCCGATCCTCGTGCGGGTCCGCGCGCCGCGGGCCGCCGCGCCGGAGGCCGGGCGATGA